One Leptospira wolbachii serovar Codice str. CDC genomic region harbors:
- a CDS encoding glycosyltransferase: MRVLYFSDTFLPKTDGVAVSIKNFSELLALRGHQFCICAPKYGDGDFDRMTDNIQVVRFRSGYLPSYPDIKVVLPSPGKIKRIIEDFKPDLIHIHTPGLLGLYAVNAAERFGVPTIGTYHTLMAEQEMYVSFYRLFKLDKLFFKANKFKKKLNIDELDKIVKFDNFNIRKKIILKICNDIYNRCDVVISPSHLIKEQLIEYGITRPITVVSNGMDLKRFQGTPRTYTGGDAPKFLHVGRISYEKNCDVVLNAFKTIHEHYPKATLAIIGEGPAIPSLQRQAEHLGIQAAVSFKGFIPNAVLHEEYPKYDVFLTASTMETQGLVVLEAIACGLPAVGVDSFALPELIRHGENGYIAKPFDSKGIAQGALELVRNPEEYAKFSKNSIQIASGHEMEKCVDAMEEVYSKVIEAMKGKVKKQNIFDLFFDFMQ; the protein is encoded by the coding sequence TTGCGAGTCTTATATTTTTCCGATACTTTTTTGCCAAAAACCGACGGAGTCGCTGTTTCGATTAAGAATTTTTCTGAACTTTTGGCTTTGCGTGGGCATCAGTTTTGTATTTGTGCTCCGAAATACGGTGATGGGGACTTTGATCGGATGACGGACAACATTCAAGTCGTTCGATTTCGTTCTGGATACCTGCCGAGTTACCCCGATATCAAAGTAGTTTTGCCCTCTCCAGGAAAAATCAAACGGATCATTGAGGACTTCAAACCCGACCTCATCCACATCCATACCCCGGGACTTCTCGGACTGTATGCGGTGAATGCTGCTGAAAGATTCGGTGTTCCAACGATTGGAACCTACCATACCCTTATGGCAGAACAGGAAATGTATGTTTCCTTTTATCGATTGTTCAAACTTGACAAACTTTTTTTCAAAGCTAATAAATTTAAGAAAAAACTAAATATCGATGAGTTAGATAAAATTGTAAAATTTGATAACTTCAATATACGCAAAAAAATCATCTTAAAAATTTGTAATGATATCTATAATCGTTGTGATGTGGTCATCTCTCCGAGCCATCTTATCAAAGAACAACTCATTGAATATGGAATCACTCGTCCCATCACAGTAGTTTCCAATGGAATGGATTTAAAAAGATTCCAAGGGACTCCTAGAACCTATACTGGTGGTGATGCTCCCAAGTTTTTACATGTGGGTCGAATCTCTTATGAAAAAAATTGTGATGTGGTCCTGAATGCTTTTAAAACCATCCATGAACATTATCCCAAGGCAACACTTGCCATCATTGGAGAAGGTCCTGCCATTCCGTCCTTACAAAGACAAGCGGAACATCTGGGCATTCAGGCAGCGGTTAGTTTTAAAGGATTTATCCCCAATGCCGTGTTACACGAAGAGTATCCAAAGTATGATGTATTTTTGACTGCCTCCACAATGGAGACACAAGGTCTTGTTGTTTTGGAAGCGATCGCTTGTGGGCTTCCTGCTGTCGGAGTGGATTCGTTTGCATTGCCGGAGCTCATTCGCCACGGCGAAAACGGATACATTGCGAAACCATTTGATTCTAAAGGAATCGCCCAAGGTGCCTTGGAACTTGTTCGAAATCCAGAAGAGTATGCAAAGTTTTCTAAAAATTCCATTCAAATTGCTTCAGGGCACGAAATGGAAAAATGTGTGGATGCGATGGAAGAAGTGTATTCCAAAGTGATCGAGGCGATGAAAGGTAAGGTAAAAAAACAAAATATCTTTGATCTATTTTTTGATTTTATGCAATGA
- a CDS encoding lipoate--protein ligase family protein — protein sequence MNSKVFYFPQIPPRSPYYNLAIEEALSLQLVSQNLTAGVRLWKNPDSIILGLSENPFRNIKEEVVKRYETEARTKGFQKKPKPNFCYIARRASGGGTVFHSLTGNINYSLYVNLNERKELFPVKDSYGILLGIVTKSLERQNIHCTPKGKSDLVLEKNGIFKKISGNAQFRKRNCIVQHGTLILEETLIERVAEVLHHPPEEPDYRKERTHKDFLTSLPDFFSESIWAKDLVSEVFSYLGEKAPEDFSKISFFGPDFSTFRKLVLQESESIRKKKYQNPDYTLHREIPT from the coding sequence GTGAATTCTAAGGTATTTTATTTTCCACAAATCCCTCCCAGATCACCTTACTATAATTTGGCGATTGAAGAGGCATTGTCTCTTCAGTTGGTTTCGCAAAATCTCACTGCGGGAGTGAGACTCTGGAAAAATCCAGATTCCATTATTTTAGGCCTTTCTGAAAATCCCTTCCGCAATATCAAAGAAGAAGTGGTAAAAAGATACGAAACGGAAGCCCGCACCAAGGGATTCCAAAAAAAACCAAAACCTAATTTTTGTTATATTGCTCGGCGAGCGTCGGGAGGAGGAACTGTATTTCACTCCCTCACAGGAAATATCAACTATTCCCTCTATGTGAATTTAAACGAAAGAAAAGAACTCTTTCCCGTCAAAGATTCCTATGGTATTTTACTTGGGATTGTGACAAAATCTTTAGAAAGGCAAAACATCCATTGTACTCCCAAGGGAAAATCGGATTTAGTTTTAGAAAAAAATGGAATCTTTAAAAAGATTTCCGGGAATGCCCAGTTTCGAAAACGCAACTGCATTGTCCAACATGGCACATTGATTTTGGAAGAAACTCTCATTGAACGAGTGGCCGAAGTCCTCCACCACCCACCAGAAGAACCTGACTACCGTAAAGAAAGAACCCATAAGGACTTTCTTACTTCCCTTCCCGATTTTTTTTCGGAAAGTATTTGGGCAAAAGATCTAGTTTCCGAAGTTTTTTCCTATTTAGGAGAAAAGGCCCCCGAAGATTTTTCAAAAATTTCCTTCTTTGGCCCGGACTTTTCTACTTTTCGGAAACTCGTCCTCCAGGAATCTGAATCTATTCGTAAGAAGAAATACCAAAATCCAGACTATACACTCCACAGAGAAATTCCCACATGA
- a CDS encoding tetratricopeptide repeat protein has protein sequence MKKAILPILVLALTASISAGESSFMNEDLDSLINQYDKETLTAISNELVKLASEEEGMGEFDLASGHYSRAIKIREAIGMSEHKSFASIQYLASLAHSKAGNFCEASTFAKKASEGFRQHGITKFEQKANVEHKEYARVCAVVAFR, from the coding sequence ATGAAAAAAGCAATTCTACCCATTCTAGTTTTGGCACTAACTGCTTCGATTTCAGCTGGAGAGTCTTCTTTTATGAATGAAGACCTAGATTCCCTAATTAACCAATACGACAAAGAAACTCTGACAGCAATCTCCAACGAACTGGTAAAACTTGCCAGTGAAGAAGAGGGGATGGGAGAGTTTGATTTGGCTTCCGGACATTATTCACGAGCCATTAAAATTAGAGAAGCGATTGGAATGAGCGAACACAAAAGTTTTGCTTCCATCCAATACTTAGCAAGCCTTGCCCATTCCAAAGCAGGGAACTTTTGCGAAGCATCCACTTTTGCTAAAAAAGCAAGTGAAGGTTTCCGCCAACATGGAATTACTAAATTCGAACAAAAAGCAAATGTAGAACATAAAGAATATGCACGTGTTTGTGCAGTAGTGGCTTTTAGATAA
- a CDS encoding NRDE family protein has translation MCLVVIAYRVHPDFPLVIISNRDEFFERPTDPLHLWESNPKIIAGKDLKAGGTWLGASAFCKVAFLTNVRNFKKPPHPKPKSRGNLVLDFLKSSQSFSSEQYREEALKKAPDYEGFNLFVFDGKVAGYVGGDPLQSQILEPGFHAVSNANWNTVWPKTEKLKLGVKQVFDSFPKDQNWASQVASEFFRLLSDSDLVKEDSLLPDTGIGLDKERYLSSIRIRVPGYGTRASTLVFYGKKNVEIIERTFSDPLSNEFTERREVLEFSES, from the coding sequence ATGTGCCTAGTTGTGATCGCCTATAGGGTCCACCCCGATTTTCCTCTGGTCATCATTTCCAATAGAGATGAGTTTTTTGAAAGACCTACGGACCCTCTCCACCTTTGGGAATCGAATCCCAAAATCATTGCCGGCAAGGATTTGAAAGCAGGGGGGACTTGGCTTGGAGCCAGTGCTTTCTGTAAGGTAGCTTTTCTCACCAATGTGAGAAATTTTAAAAAACCTCCTCATCCAAAACCAAAATCACGGGGCAACCTTGTTTTGGATTTTTTAAAATCATCCCAAAGTTTTAGTTCTGAACAATACCGAGAAGAAGCTCTAAAAAAAGCGCCAGACTATGAAGGTTTCAATCTATTTGTTTTTGATGGGAAAGTGGCGGGCTATGTCGGCGGGGATCCATTACAGTCCCAAATTTTAGAACCAGGATTTCATGCTGTAAGTAATGCCAATTGGAATACAGTTTGGCCCAAGACAGAAAAATTGAAATTGGGCGTAAAACAGGTGTTTGATTCTTTCCCGAAAGACCAGAACTGGGCCAGCCAAGTGGCATCGGAATTTTTTCGATTGTTAAGTGATTCCGATTTAGTGAAAGAGGACTCGCTCCTTCCTGATACGGGGATTGGACTAGATAAAGAGAGGTATTTGTCTTCGATACGAATTCGTGTTCCCGGTTATGGAACTCGGGCATCAACTTTGGTTTTTTATGGAAAAAAGAATGTGGAGATCATCGAGAGGACTTTCTCCGATCCGCTTTCCAATGAATTTACGGAACGGAGAGAGGTTTTAGAGTTTAGCGAATCTTAA
- a CDS encoding penicillin-binding protein 1A: MNKEKTLRITITTFFSIALLGGFFFGYILSEVNKGKELQKLASYQPTTPTKLYDSNGVLFAELYRHKQELLKYSDIPPHVIHAFLSVEDDNFFNHFGIDFLAIVRAAIKNVFAGRIVQGGSTLTQQLAKTILQQRKKTFGRKFLEALLTLQIEQEYTKEEILEIYFNLIYLGHGTTGLSSAANVYFQKDVRDLSIAEAAMLARLPKAPVTYSPFKNPKEAKQAQLVVLGLMAKNGFIPKDQVQKIHDDFWDRYWPVVITQSPSRSTWGAKLNRAPYFTEWVRQILEKELGEEALYTGGLRVYTTIDVRKQEIAEEELRKGLIEQDKYAFGANFRYVGRADRGLVSLYNLFGSIFPVGVPYVTSLDDRQVFRLHLEKEMAPALELLTDFIPSENESSAVKEFQRSSLVFSSNLHVEGAIVTIDHQTGYIQTMVGGSRFSPKNQFNRAMQARRQTGSAFKPFVYAAAIQNRAVGSGTGIMDAPLTTITEEGEGYSPQDISGDFRGMVPLSRALSLSLNIVSVQVLMRTGTDSVIDFASKVTKTNKSRFPTGPALALGVAELTPYEMALGYSILANKGKDVIPFSVRYVLNQSGTVVYNKEKEVQETLAEEAKNGSIQIIPEATAYIIKQMLIGVAMGGTPTQALRAADKGNYKGESGGKTGSTSSYTNVWYAGFDPKYTSIVWMGFDKSSLSLGKGVTAAGVAAPIWGKIYSRWYNEGPYPVFYPNGRAEEIPADVVKGATCAFNGLSPGPNCPLTGNLFLKPITIAGRTLAVPGGRQCDGDRDHYRSMDLTDFLQRELEISDEELK; this comes from the coding sequence ATGAACAAAGAAAAAACACTTCGAATCACTATTACTACTTTCTTTAGCATTGCACTCCTCGGTGGTTTCTTTTTTGGATATATCTTATCTGAGGTAAATAAAGGAAAAGAGTTACAAAAGTTGGCATCCTACCAACCCACAACACCTACTAAACTTTATGATTCCAATGGAGTTTTGTTCGCAGAACTCTATCGCCACAAACAAGAATTATTAAAATACAGTGACATTCCTCCCCATGTCATTCATGCATTTCTTTCTGTTGAGGATGATAACTTTTTCAATCACTTCGGGATCGATTTTTTAGCGATAGTTCGTGCGGCGATTAAAAACGTATTTGCTGGACGAATTGTCCAAGGCGGGTCTACTCTCACCCAGCAGTTAGCAAAAACCATTTTACAACAAAGGAAAAAAACCTTTGGTCGTAAGTTTTTAGAGGCTCTCCTCACCTTACAAATTGAACAAGAGTACACCAAAGAAGAAATTTTAGAAATTTATTTTAACTTAATTTATTTGGGTCATGGAACTACAGGCCTTTCTTCTGCTGCGAATGTTTATTTTCAGAAAGATGTAAGAGATTTAAGTATCGCAGAAGCGGCCATGCTTGCACGTCTACCGAAAGCTCCGGTTACCTATTCCCCATTTAAAAACCCAAAAGAAGCAAAACAAGCGCAGTTGGTTGTTTTGGGCCTTATGGCAAAAAATGGATTCATTCCCAAAGACCAAGTGCAAAAAATCCACGATGATTTTTGGGATAGATATTGGCCTGTTGTCATCACTCAATCTCCTTCTCGATCTACTTGGGGGGCCAAACTCAACAGAGCTCCTTACTTTACAGAATGGGTACGTCAAATTTTAGAGAAGGAACTTGGGGAAGAGGCATTGTATACTGGTGGTTTACGAGTGTATACAACGATCGACGTTAGAAAACAAGAGATCGCGGAAGAAGAACTCAGGAAAGGCCTCATCGAACAAGATAAATATGCATTCGGAGCAAACTTTCGTTATGTGGGTCGTGCGGACAGAGGTCTTGTTTCTTTATACAATTTATTCGGTTCTATTTTTCCAGTGGGAGTGCCTTATGTAACTAGTCTGGATGATAGACAAGTATTTCGCCTTCATTTAGAAAAAGAAATGGCTCCTGCCTTGGAACTTTTGACTGACTTTATCCCTTCGGAGAACGAAAGTTCTGCAGTGAAAGAATTCCAAAGGTCTTCTCTTGTATTTTCTTCCAACTTACACGTAGAAGGTGCTATTGTCACGATTGACCACCAAACAGGATATATCCAAACGATGGTAGGTGGTTCTAGGTTCTCTCCCAAAAACCAGTTTAACCGAGCTATGCAGGCGAGACGCCAGACCGGATCTGCTTTCAAACCCTTTGTTTATGCGGCAGCCATCCAGAATAGAGCCGTTGGTTCCGGAACAGGAATTATGGATGCCCCTCTCACAACAATTACGGAAGAAGGAGAAGGGTATTCGCCGCAAGACATCTCTGGAGATTTTAGAGGAATGGTTCCTCTCTCTCGTGCACTTTCTTTATCCTTAAATATTGTTTCTGTTCAAGTGCTTATGAGAACAGGAACCGATTCGGTGATTGATTTTGCTTCTAAAGTAACAAAAACAAATAAATCCAGGTTCCCCACTGGCCCCGCTTTGGCCCTGGGTGTGGCAGAACTGACCCCTTATGAAATGGCACTTGGTTACTCGATTCTTGCTAACAAAGGTAAAGATGTAATTCCTTTTAGTGTTCGTTATGTTCTCAACCAAAGTGGAACTGTGGTTTACAATAAAGAAAAGGAAGTCCAGGAGACTCTTGCCGAAGAGGCAAAAAATGGATCTATCCAAATTATTCCCGAGGCTACTGCTTATATCATTAAACAAATGTTAATTGGTGTGGCAATGGGAGGAACTCCCACACAAGCCCTTCGTGCAGCCGACAAAGGAAATTATAAGGGAGAGTCTGGTGGAAAAACTGGATCCACTTCTTCTTATACCAATGTTTGGTATGCAGGTTTCGACCCAAAATACACATCCATCGTTTGGATGGGATTTGATAAATCCTCGCTTTCTCTTGGAAAAGGGGTCACTGCGGCAGGAGTGGCAGCACCGATTTGGGGAAAAATCTACTCTCGCTGGTACAACGAAGGCCCATACCCGGTATTTTATCCCAATGGACGTGCAGAAGAGATCCCAGCAGATGTCGTTAAGGGAGCCACTTGTGCTTTTAATGGTCTGTCTCCAGGACCTAACTGTCCTTTGACGGGGAACTTATTTTTAAAACCGATTACCATTGCAGGTCGAACTTTGGCCGTTCCCGGTGGTAGACAGTGTGATGGGGATCGTGACCACTACCGGTCCATGGACCTAACCGACTTTCTCCAAAGAGAATTAGAGATCTCCGATGAAGAATTGAAATAA
- a CDS encoding glycosyltransferase family 9 protein: protein MTNLLVLRFSAMGDVALMTPALIAIAAKYSNIQLTVVTRGNFAPFFYNIPNLNVLGINLKKYKGILGLWRMYRDIAKLGPFGHVIDLHGSVRSRFIAFLFRSQGVPYSKIIKGRREKLIQTRRYNKKLNQLPHTVERYLNVFRKAGFDAPIRKGPWLNVDGESKMYAKDFLKSVGIDKKEGQWFGFAPFAGHALKEWSFEKCKRLVEVLLDEFPDCNVFLFGGKDEAKELEILRNGQKRAHIVQGGNLGIRGELGIMDRLDVMIGMDSSNVHIAALLKKPVIGIYGTTHPLSGFGPFAQEDSGVLQVDLPCRPCSIYGNTKCWRGDHACMELIDPLDVVRRIRLIQNVNTLW from the coding sequence ATGACAAACCTTTTAGTACTACGATTTTCGGCAATGGGGGATGTGGCTTTAATGACACCAGCCCTCATCGCCATTGCAGCAAAATATTCAAATATTCAGCTGACAGTTGTTACTAGAGGAAACTTCGCACCATTTTTCTATAATATTCCTAACCTTAATGTATTAGGAATCAATTTAAAAAAATACAAAGGAATTTTAGGTCTTTGGAGGATGTATCGTGACATCGCCAAACTGGGACCTTTCGGTCATGTCATCGATTTACATGGATCTGTTCGTTCCCGTTTCATTGCATTTTTATTTCGTAGTCAAGGTGTGCCCTACTCCAAAATCATCAAAGGCCGCCGCGAAAAATTAATACAAACAAGACGTTATAATAAAAAATTAAACCAACTCCCCCATACCGTAGAGCGTTATTTAAATGTATTTCGCAAAGCAGGTTTTGATGCTCCCATTCGTAAAGGCCCCTGGCTCAATGTAGATGGAGAATCCAAGATGTATGCTAAAGACTTTCTCAAATCCGTTGGGATTGATAAAAAAGAAGGCCAATGGTTTGGATTTGCACCTTTTGCGGGACATGCTCTAAAAGAATGGAGTTTTGAAAAATGCAAACGACTGGTAGAAGTTTTACTCGATGAATTTCCTGACTGCAACGTATTTCTGTTTGGTGGCAAAGACGAAGCCAAAGAATTAGAAATCCTTCGGAATGGCCAAAAACGCGCTCACATTGTTCAAGGTGGGAATTTAGGAATTCGCGGGGAACTTGGAATTATGGACAGGTTAGATGTTATGATTGGAATGGATAGCTCCAACGTCCACATTGCGGCCCTACTCAAAAAACCTGTGATTGGAATTTATGGAACTACCCACCCTCTTTCTGGATTTGGGCCCTTTGCCCAGGAAGATTCTGGAGTTTTACAAGTGGACCTACCTTGCCGGCCTTGTTCCATTTATGGAAACACAAAATGTTGGCGAGGGGATCATGCATGTATGGAACTGATTGACCCACTAGATGTGGTTCGTCGCATCCGATTGATCCAAAATGTAAATACGCTTTGGTGA
- a CDS encoding rhomboid family intramembrane serine protease, translated as MASRYPGYELRFGPPMVPVVRTLMIINAILFLLQMATKLAFHSPIIELYFGLTPELVFHGWVWQLLSYAFLHGSFLHILFNMLSLWMFGSELAEIWGERAFLKFYLFTAFLGGICTIVAHFFGVSQGLVVGASASIYGLLVAYAMTWPNRELLVFLIFPMRAKYFVMIVMLMVLFAQGERVAHFAHLGGAIGGFLLMKIYTGWKNTKASVPTWSLSRYLQKRRFLRYQEEMAKRENAKTKVDELLEKISKNGMESLSRSERKFLNDASQKYFNE; from the coding sequence ATGGCCTCTCGTTACCCAGGATATGAACTCCGATTTGGACCTCCCATGGTTCCCGTTGTACGCACTCTCATGATTATCAATGCAATTCTTTTCCTTCTGCAGATGGCAACGAAATTGGCTTTTCATTCTCCTATCATAGAACTGTATTTCGGGCTTACTCCGGAATTGGTTTTTCACGGTTGGGTCTGGCAACTCTTAAGTTATGCCTTCCTCCACGGAAGTTTTCTTCATATTCTTTTTAATATGCTGAGTCTTTGGATGTTTGGTTCAGAACTGGCAGAAATTTGGGGAGAACGGGCTTTTTTAAAGTTCTATCTGTTTACCGCATTTTTAGGTGGGATTTGTACCATTGTTGCCCATTTTTTTGGCGTCTCCCAGGGACTTGTCGTTGGTGCCAGTGCCAGTATCTATGGCCTCCTCGTTGCTTATGCAATGACTTGGCCCAATCGTGAACTTTTAGTTTTTCTGATTTTTCCCATGCGGGCCAAATACTTTGTCATGATCGTTATGCTTATGGTCCTTTTTGCGCAAGGGGAACGTGTGGCCCATTTTGCTCACTTAGGAGGAGCCATTGGCGGCTTCCTGTTAATGAAAATCTATACTGGTTGGAAAAATACAAAAGCATCCGTTCCGACTTGGTCTTTGTCACGATATCTGCAAAAACGTAGGTTTTTAAGGTACCAAGAGGAAATGGCCAAAAGAGAAAATGCGAAAACAAAAGTGGATGAACTTTTGGAAAAAATTTCTAAAAATGGAATGGAATCCCTATCTCGTAGCGAACGAAAATTCCTCAATGATGCTTCGCAAAAATATTTCAACGAGTGA
- a CDS encoding serine hydroxymethyltransferase, with amino-acid sequence MSYLEKQDPEVYAALKKEDERQEHSLEMIASENFVSRPVLEAYHSTLTNKYAEGYPGKRYYNGCENADKVEVLAIERAKKMFGAEYANVQPHSGAQANMAVFLATLEPGDSFLGMNLAHGGHLTHGSAVNISGKYFKPIPYGVDEKTETINYDEVAKLAKEHKPKLIVVGASAYPRTIDFNKFREIANGIGAKIMADIAHISGLVVAGEHPSPIGVCDFVTTTTHKTLRGPRGGLILSSAEHEKILNSRVFPGIQGGPLMHVIAAKAVAFGEALRPDFKTYIQQVVKNAKVLSEVFQKRGFRVVSGGTDNHIVLLDVSVKGLTGKDAADGLDHIGVTVNKNAIPFDRNPPAVASGIRLGTPALTTRGLKEKEIEAVGNLICDYLDHFGDSTWESKVKQAVKEITSAFPMKQFRLED; translated from the coding sequence ATGAGTTATTTAGAAAAACAAGATCCTGAAGTTTACGCTGCATTAAAAAAAGAAGACGAACGCCAAGAACATTCCCTCGAAATGATTGCGAGTGAAAACTTTGTTTCGCGTCCAGTTCTCGAAGCTTACCATTCCACTCTCACTAATAAATATGCGGAAGGGTATCCTGGGAAACGTTACTACAATGGTTGTGAAAACGCAGACAAAGTCGAAGTACTTGCGATTGAACGAGCTAAAAAAATGTTTGGAGCTGAATATGCAAACGTTCAACCACATAGCGGGGCTCAGGCGAATATGGCGGTATTTCTTGCCACTCTCGAACCGGGGGATAGTTTTCTTGGGATGAATTTGGCGCATGGTGGCCACCTAACTCATGGTAGTGCGGTCAATATTAGCGGAAAATACTTCAAACCAATCCCTTACGGAGTGGATGAAAAAACAGAAACCATCAATTACGATGAAGTGGCAAAACTTGCCAAAGAACACAAACCAAAACTCATTGTTGTCGGTGCTTCCGCTTATCCAAGAACCATTGATTTTAATAAATTCAGAGAAATTGCCAATGGAATTGGTGCCAAAATCATGGCCGACATTGCACATATCTCTGGTTTGGTGGTTGCAGGTGAACATCCAAGTCCTATTGGTGTTTGCGACTTTGTCACCACTACCACTCACAAAACATTACGCGGACCAAGAGGAGGACTTATCCTTTCCTCTGCAGAACACGAAAAGATTTTAAACTCAAGAGTATTCCCTGGAATCCAAGGTGGACCACTCATGCATGTGATTGCGGCAAAAGCAGTTGCTTTCGGCGAAGCGCTTAGGCCAGATTTCAAAACTTATATCCAACAAGTGGTAAAGAACGCAAAAGTTCTTTCGGAAGTATTCCAAAAACGTGGGTTCCGAGTGGTTTCAGGCGGAACGGACAACCATATCGTTCTTTTGGATGTGTCTGTCAAAGGACTCACGGGAAAAGATGCAGCGGATGGCCTCGATCATATCGGAGTGACCGTAAATAAAAACGCGATTCCATTTGATAGAAATCCACCGGCGGTTGCTTCGGGAATTCGCTTGGGAACTCCTGCTCTTACCACACGAGGACTGAAAGAAAAAGAAATCGAAGCGGTTGGAAATTTAATCTGCGATTATTTGGATCATTTTGGTGATTCTACTTGGGAATCCAAAGTGAAACAAGCGGTAAAAGAAATCACATCCGCTTTCCCAATGAAACAATTCCGATTGGAAGATTAA
- a CDS encoding DUF4254 domain-containing protein: MKALEAIKAVSIFQESVLDWHKKEAPHPNPYPEGSLESTLYQKNHIDTIQWHIEDEIRRPDIALEDVVALKRKIDKLNQDRTDMVEKLDDFVMDMFRSVTPKPNARLNSESPAWLLDRMSILELKIYHMEEQVSRKDSSASKEHIAKCQAKLDVLLDQREDLKKCLDELFLDYSEGTKRVKVYRQMKMYNDQNLNPSLYKNQK; the protein is encoded by the coding sequence ATGAAAGCATTGGAAGCCATAAAAGCCGTCTCTATTTTCCAGGAATCCGTTCTGGATTGGCATAAAAAAGAAGCCCCTCATCCAAATCCTTATCCAGAAGGAAGTTTGGAGTCCACTCTCTACCAAAAAAACCACATCGATACCATCCAGTGGCATATTGAAGATGAAATCCGAAGACCAGACATTGCTTTGGAAGATGTTGTGGCCCTCAAACGAAAGATCGACAAACTGAACCAAGACAGAACCGATATGGTGGAAAAACTCGACGACTTTGTAATGGATATGTTTCGTTCGGTCACACCAAAACCAAATGCACGATTGAATTCTGAATCGCCAGCTTGGTTACTCGATCGTATGAGTATCTTAGAACTCAAAATTTACCACATGGAAGAACAAGTTTCAAGAAAAGACTCTTCTGCTTCCAAAGAACATATCGCCAAATGCCAAGCTAAGTTAGATGTACTCCTAGACCAAAGAGAAGATTTGAAGAAATGTTTGGATGAACTTTTTCTCGACTACTCCGAGGGAACCAAACGAGTCAAAGTTTATCGTCAAATGAAGATGTACAACGACCAAAATTTAAATCCGTCTTTGTATAAGAATCAAAAATGA
- a CDS encoding MBL fold metallo-hydrolase, which produces MIVQLYGVRGSIASPLRNQDYRKKIIDILDLYRQTGARVSADEFWQDLPYHLKFVTGSDTTCVSVTDDEGEVYILDMGTGLRNLGDELVSDYLSTKLKRTVSFFITHTHWDHIQGLPFFKPIYFPDFLLNFYSPYSDLESRLQKQQEPEYFPVPLDGTGSAKDFKLFFPGDVLEFASGMKVECYPLKHPGGSFAYKFTNRAGKIFIFATDAEFTGGDMDLIHECHPFFAEADLLILDTQYTLDESFSKFDWGHTAYTMSVNCASSWKVKNLVLTHHEPSYSDEKIYEIYNDAKLHKEQLGEKKLKIHLAREGLRFHL; this is translated from the coding sequence GTGATTGTGCAACTCTACGGAGTCCGCGGCTCCATAGCGAGTCCCCTCCGAAACCAAGACTACCGCAAAAAAATTATCGATATTCTGGACCTCTATAGGCAAACGGGGGCTCGGGTTTCGGCGGATGAATTTTGGCAAGACCTTCCTTACCATCTAAAATTTGTCACAGGTTCTGACACCACTTGTGTTTCTGTCACAGACGATGAGGGAGAAGTCTATATTTTGGACATGGGAACGGGTCTCAGGAATTTAGGGGACGAACTTGTCTCCGATTATCTTTCCACTAAGCTAAAAAGGACAGTTTCATTTTTTATTACCCACACCCACTGGGACCATATCCAAGGCCTTCCTTTTTTCAAACCCATTTATTTTCCCGATTTCCTTCTTAATTTTTATTCTCCCTATTCGGATTTGGAATCCAGACTCCAAAAACAACAAGAACCAGAATACTTTCCGGTTCCTTTGGATGGAACAGGATCGGCCAAGGACTTTAAACTTTTTTTTCCGGGAGATGTTCTGGAATTTGCATCAGGAATGAAAGTGGAGTGTTACCCACTGAAACACCCAGGTGGGTCTTTTGCTTATAAGTTTACAAATCGTGCCGGAAAAATATTTATTTTTGCCACCGATGCTGAGTTTACGGGAGGGGACATGGACTTAATCCATGAATGCCATCCCTTCTTTGCCGAGGCGGATTTACTCATACTCGACACACAATACACGTTAGACGAATCTTTCTCCAAGTTTGACTGGGGGCACACAGCATACACTATGTCTGTGAATTGTGCCTCCTCGTGGAAGGTAAAGAATTTAGTTTTAACTCATCACGAACCAAGTTACTCCGATGAAAAAATTTACGAAATTTATAATGATGCCAAGCTCCACAAAGAACAGTTAGGCGAAAAAAAATTAAAAATTCATTTAGCAAGGGAAGGATTGCGATTCCACCTATAA